From the genome of Bradyrhizobium elkanii USDA 76, one region includes:
- a CDS encoding MFS transporter: MDRGRLTIIAALGTAQTLAWGSSYYLPAILADPIAHDLGISSNWFFAAFSASLVISGLLGPRVGRQIDRVGGRQVLCASNVVLAAGLALLGASGSVWTMSAAWLLLGIGMGLGLYDAAFGTLGRIYGNDARAAITGITLIAGFASTVGWPLSSLGLATIGWRETCYAWAIAHLVIGLPLNLLLPRTERAASSQALHVKPHIRIDRTMVVLSFAFAAAWTVTSAMAAHLPRIVEAFGATPAQAVFAGMMIGPAQVAARILEAGFLSRFHPLLSTRLACLTHPIGACVIGIFGGGAAAAFALLHGAGNGILTIARGTLPLAIFGSENYAYRLGLIGAPSRICQALAPLAFGLLIEPMGRAVVVVSAGLSLSALIALAMLPRTKSAPSSAPAE, translated from the coding sequence ATGGACCGCGGCCGACTCACGATCATTGCGGCGCTCGGTACGGCCCAGACCCTTGCCTGGGGTTCGAGTTACTATCTGCCCGCGATACTCGCAGATCCGATCGCGCACGATCTCGGGATTTCCAGCAACTGGTTCTTCGCGGCGTTTTCCGCATCGTTGGTGATCTCCGGGCTGCTTGGTCCGCGCGTGGGCCGGCAGATCGATCGCGTCGGCGGGCGGCAGGTGCTCTGCGCCTCGAACGTCGTCCTCGCAGCGGGGCTCGCCTTGCTCGGCGCCTCCGGGTCGGTGTGGACGATGTCGGCGGCATGGCTGCTGCTCGGCATCGGCATGGGGCTCGGACTCTACGACGCTGCGTTCGGCACGCTCGGACGCATCTATGGCAACGATGCGCGGGCCGCGATCACGGGCATCACGCTGATCGCGGGATTCGCCAGCACGGTCGGCTGGCCGCTGAGTTCGCTGGGCCTCGCCACGATTGGCTGGCGGGAGACCTGCTACGCCTGGGCGATTGCCCATCTCGTTATCGGACTGCCACTCAATCTATTGCTGCCACGCACCGAACGGGCGGCTTCATCCCAAGCTTTGCATGTGAAGCCCCATATCCGGATCGATCGGACCATGGTGGTGCTTTCATTCGCCTTTGCCGCCGCCTGGACGGTGACGTCGGCGATGGCGGCACATCTGCCGCGGATCGTGGAAGCCTTCGGGGCGACGCCGGCACAGGCCGTGTTCGCGGGCATGATGATCGGCCCGGCGCAGGTCGCCGCGCGTATTCTCGAGGCGGGCTTTCTCAGTCGTTTCCATCCGCTGCTCTCGACACGGCTTGCCTGCCTTACCCATCCGATCGGGGCGTGCGTCATCGGCATCTTCGGCGGCGGAGCCGCGGCCGCCTTCGCTCTTCTGCACGGTGCCGGCAACGGCATTCTGACGATCGCGCGGGGAACGCTGCCGCTCGCGATCTTCGGATCGGAGAACTATGCCTATCGGCTAGGATTGATCGGGGCGCCGTCGCGCATATGCCAGGCACTTGCTCCGCTGGCGTTCGGACTGCTGATCGAACCAATGGGACGGGCCGTGGTCGTGGTGTCGGCGGGGCTCAGCCTGTCGGCGCTGATCGCCCTGGCCATGCTGCCGCGAACCAAATCCGCGCCTTCGTCGGCGCCTGCGGAATAA
- the arsB gene encoding ACR3 family arsenite efflux transporter, which translates to MNIFEKYLTLWVALCIVAGVALGHIMPGFFGAVASAEIAKVNLPVAMLIWLMIVPMLLKIDFGSLGRVREHWRGVGVTLFINWAVKPFSMALLGSFFIGHVFAPLLPPGQISSYIAGLILLAAAPCTAMVFVWSNLCEGEPHYTLSQVALNDTIMVFLFAPLVGLLLGVASITVPWGTLLLSVVLYIVVPVAIAQVWRSALLRSGSGAFNRTMRVLQPISLVALLATLVLLFGFQGEQIIRQPTVIAILAVPILIQVYLNAGLAYWLSRRFGVAWCVAAPAALIGASNFFELAVAAAISLFGLDSGAALATVVGVLVEVPVMLSVVRIVKATRGWYEAGTGVSAPVSAMEARQ; encoded by the coding sequence ATGAACATCTTTGAAAAATACCTCACCCTTTGGGTCGCGCTCTGCATCGTGGCCGGCGTCGCACTTGGGCACATCATGCCCGGCTTCTTCGGCGCGGTCGCTTCCGCCGAGATCGCCAAGGTCAACCTGCCGGTCGCGATGCTCATCTGGCTAATGATCGTGCCGATGTTGCTCAAGATCGACTTCGGTTCGCTGGGCCGGGTTCGCGAGCACTGGCGGGGCGTCGGCGTCACGCTGTTCATCAACTGGGCCGTCAAGCCGTTCTCGATGGCGCTGCTGGGATCGTTCTTCATCGGCCACGTCTTTGCTCCCCTGCTCCCGCCCGGACAGATTTCGTCCTACATCGCGGGCCTGATCCTGCTCGCGGCTGCGCCCTGCACCGCGATGGTGTTCGTATGGTCCAACCTCTGCGAGGGCGAGCCTCACTACACGCTGAGTCAGGTCGCGCTGAATGATACGATCATGGTGTTCCTGTTCGCGCCGCTGGTGGGCCTCCTGTTAGGCGTCGCATCAATCACCGTTCCCTGGGGGACGCTACTGCTGTCAGTGGTCCTGTACATTGTGGTGCCCGTCGCCATCGCACAGGTCTGGCGGAGCGCGCTGCTGCGCAGCGGCAGCGGAGCATTCAACCGGACCATGCGTGTGCTGCAGCCGATCTCGCTCGTCGCGTTGCTTGCGACCCTCGTTTTGCTGTTCGGATTTCAAGGCGAGCAGATCATCAGGCAGCCGACCGTCATCGCAATTTTGGCGGTGCCGATCCTGATCCAGGTCTACCTCAATGCGGGGCTGGCCTATTGGCTGAGCCGGCGTTTCGGCGTCGCCTGGTGCGTGGCCGCTCCTGCGGCCCTGATCGGCGCCAGCAACTTCTTTGAACTCGCGGTGGCCGCCGCCATCAGTCTGTTCGGCCTTGATTCCGGAGCCGCGCTGGCGACGGTCGTGGGCGTTCTCGTTGAGGTCCCCGTGATGCTCTCGGTGGTTCGCATCGTCAAGGCAACGAGAGGCTGGTATGAAGCCGGAACTGGCGTCTCGGCACCGGTGTCAGCAATGGAGGCGCGTCAATGA
- the psrA gene encoding iron-containing alcohol dehydrogenase PsrA: protein MDWTYSNPVRIEFGADSFDKLPGLIGKRAYALVTYGEPVFDELERRLRAAAGPSVLTIRDVAPNPDYRLLTEQAARFAGLASQPEVIVAIGGGSVIDSAKVFAAAGGDFATVKTYLETQQGAERLAAIPIIAVPTTAGTGSEVTCWGTVWDEASGKKYSLARPSLYPTHAVIDPRLMLGKPQLLTISTGLDALSHALESIWNVNNNPVSANHAVAAARSILDVLPKLANDLGNLELRSRMAQAALFAGLAFSNTKTAIAHSLSYPITLRHGVQHGIACSFSLPMVLRSVKGAGGLCEDSLKQIFGADLARAADDLEDFMARLGISCNPAAYRIERAEWHALIADSLEGERGRNFLGSKERLIEAAQTLRMPSSVSA from the coding sequence ATGGACTGGACTTATTCCAACCCGGTGAGGATCGAATTCGGAGCCGACAGCTTCGACAAGCTGCCGGGACTGATCGGCAAGCGCGCCTATGCGCTCGTGACCTATGGCGAGCCGGTCTTCGACGAGCTCGAGCGGCGGCTGCGTGCCGCGGCGGGACCGTCCGTCCTGACCATCCGCGACGTCGCGCCCAATCCGGACTACCGCCTGCTTACCGAGCAGGCCGCGCGCTTTGCCGGGCTCGCGAGCCAGCCAGAGGTGATCGTCGCGATCGGCGGCGGCTCGGTGATCGATTCCGCAAAGGTGTTCGCGGCCGCCGGCGGCGACTTCGCGACGGTCAAGACCTATCTGGAAACGCAGCAGGGCGCCGAGCGCCTCGCGGCGATCCCGATCATCGCGGTGCCGACCACCGCCGGCACCGGCAGCGAGGTGACCTGCTGGGGCACGGTGTGGGACGAGGCCAGCGGCAAGAAATACTCCCTGGCGCGTCCGTCGCTTTATCCGACCCATGCGGTGATCGATCCGCGCCTGATGCTCGGCAAGCCGCAACTCCTCACCATCAGCACCGGGCTCGACGCGCTGTCGCATGCGCTGGAGAGCATCTGGAACGTCAACAACAATCCGGTGTCGGCCAACCACGCGGTGGCCGCGGCGCGCAGCATCCTCGACGTGCTGCCGAAGCTCGCCAATGACCTCGGCAATCTCGAGCTGCGCAGCCGGATGGCGCAGGCGGCGCTGTTCGCCGGCCTGGCATTCTCCAACACCAAGACCGCGATCGCGCATTCGCTGTCCTATCCGATCACGCTGCGGCACGGCGTGCAGCACGGCATCGCCTGCTCGTTCTCGCTGCCGATGGTGCTGCGGAGCGTCAAAGGGGCGGGCGGGCTCTGCGAGGACAGCTTGAAGCAGATCTTCGGCGCCGATCTGGCGCGGGCGGCCGACGATCTCGAGGACTTCATGGCGCGGCTCGGCATCTCCTGCAATCCGGCCGCCTACAGGATCGAGCGCGCGGAATGGCACGCGCTGATCGCGGACTCGCTCGAAGGCGAGCGCGGCCGCAACTTCTTAGGATCGAAGGAACGGCTGATCGAGGCAGCGCAGACGCTGCGGATGCCGAGCTCGGTGAGCGCGTGA
- the phnY gene encoding phosphonoacetaldehyde dehydrogenase: MNMQSPAVRHEQMRIAGSLVDTDEHVEVFNPYTNKVVGTVPAARPEHVRSAFARAAAFKPKLTRYERQRILLRTAEILAGRKEEFARLITAESGLCWKDSLYEAGRAYDVYSFAGQLAIKDDGETFSCDISPQGKARKIFTTRTPLLGAISAITPFNHPLNMVSHKIAPAIATNNRVVLKPTELTPLTALALADVLYEAGLPPEMLSVVTGNPHSMGDAMLTDPDADLVTFTGSVRVGKHIASKAGYKRLVLELGGNDPLIVMEDADLEKAAELAVTGATKNSGQRCTAVKRILCVEAVADDFSALVLKKARKLKCGDPMDPTVDVGTVIHEGAAKEFERRVNAAVADGAELLHGNDRDGALYPPTVVDRIPYTSELVMQETFGPVIPIIRVPNDIDSVIRISNATAFGLSSGVCTNRLDYITRFVNELDVGTVNVWEVPGYRIEMSPFGGIKDSGLGYKEGVQEAIKSFTNVKTYSLPWPA, encoded by the coding sequence ATGAACATGCAGAGCCCGGCCGTTCGCCACGAGCAGATGCGGATCGCAGGCAGCCTCGTCGACACCGACGAGCATGTCGAGGTTTTCAATCCCTATACCAACAAGGTGGTGGGCACGGTCCCGGCGGCGCGGCCGGAGCATGTGCGCAGCGCTTTTGCCAGGGCGGCCGCGTTCAAGCCGAAGCTGACGCGCTACGAGCGCCAGCGCATCCTGCTGCGCACCGCCGAGATCCTGGCCGGGCGCAAGGAGGAATTCGCGCGGTTGATCACCGCCGAGTCCGGCCTGTGCTGGAAGGATTCGCTCTACGAGGCGGGCCGCGCCTATGACGTCTATTCGTTTGCCGGCCAGCTCGCGATCAAGGACGACGGCGAGACGTTCTCCTGCGACATCAGCCCGCAGGGCAAGGCGCGCAAGATCTTCACGACGCGCACGCCGCTGCTCGGTGCGATCTCGGCGATCACGCCGTTCAACCATCCGCTCAACATGGTGAGCCACAAGATCGCCCCCGCGATCGCAACCAACAACCGCGTGGTGCTGAAGCCGACCGAGCTGACGCCGCTGACCGCGCTTGCGCTCGCCGACGTGCTTTACGAGGCCGGGCTGCCGCCGGAGATGCTGTCGGTGGTGACCGGCAATCCGCATTCGATGGGCGATGCGATGCTCACCGACCCGGACGCCGATCTCGTGACCTTCACCGGCTCGGTCAGGGTCGGCAAGCACATCGCCAGCAAGGCGGGCTACAAGCGCCTGGTGCTCGAGCTCGGCGGCAACGATCCGCTGATCGTGATGGAGGACGCCGACCTCGAGAAGGCGGCCGAGCTCGCGGTCACCGGCGCCACCAAGAATTCCGGCCAGCGCTGCACGGCGGTGAAGCGCATCCTCTGCGTCGAAGCGGTCGCCGACGATTTCTCTGCGCTGGTGCTGAAGAAGGCGCGCAAGCTGAAATGCGGCGACCCGATGGACCCGACGGTCGACGTCGGCACCGTGATCCACGAGGGCGCGGCGAAGGAATTCGAGCGCCGCGTCAATGCCGCCGTCGCCGACGGCGCCGAGCTCTTACACGGCAACGACCGCGACGGCGCGCTTTATCCGCCGACGGTGGTCGACCGGATTCCCTACACCAGCGAGCTGGTGATGCAGGAGACCTTCGGCCCGGTGATCCCGATCATCCGCGTGCCCAACGACATCGACAGCGTGATCCGGATCTCGAACGCGACCGCGTTCGGCCTGTCGTCCGGCGTCTGCACCAACCGGCTCGACTACATCACGCGGTTCGTCAATGAGCTCGACGTCGGCACCGTCAACGTCTGGGAAGTCCCGGGCTATCGGATCGAGATGTCGCCGTTCGGCGGGATCAAGGACTCCGGCCTTGGCTACAAGGAAGGCGTGCAGGAGGCGATCAAGAGCTTCACCAACGTCAAGACCTATTCGCTGCCCTGGCCGGCATAG
- a CDS encoding ArsR/SmtB family transcription factor: MKIDDAAARLEALGNPTRLKIYRALVRAGHAGMPVGRLQERLKIPASTLSHHVKGLVSVGLVSQKREGTTLVCHAEYDAMQTLVNFLVAECCIEESGCGAAQSAA, translated from the coding sequence ATGAAGATCGATGATGCAGCAGCGCGCCTTGAGGCCTTGGGCAATCCAACGAGGCTCAAGATCTATCGAGCGCTCGTCCGTGCGGGCCATGCAGGCATGCCCGTCGGTCGCCTGCAGGAGCGGCTCAAGATTCCTGCGTCCACGCTGTCGCACCACGTGAAGGGGCTCGTTTCGGTAGGCCTTGTCTCTCAGAAGCGCGAAGGCACGACGCTGGTTTGTCACGCGGAGTACGATGCGATGCAGACGCTGGTGAATTTCCTCGTCGCCGAATGCTGCATCGAGGAGTCCGGCTGCGGCGCGGCGCAATCAGCCGCCTGA
- a CDS encoding arsenate reductase ArsC translates to MPDHPYNVLFLCTGNSARSILAESILRKDGAGRFRTFSAGSSPKGAVHPLALHTLESLNYPVDDMRPKSWLEFAAPDAPVMDFVFTVCDNAAGEACPVWPGQPMTAHWGIEDPAEATGTELEKQAAFMTAFRYLKNRIGFFINLPLRSIDKLSLGTKLREIGRSEGATSSRNDVA, encoded by the coding sequence GTGCCTGACCATCCGTACAACGTGCTGTTCCTCTGCACCGGCAATTCCGCGCGTTCGATCCTCGCAGAATCGATCCTGCGAAAAGATGGAGCCGGCCGCTTCAGAACCTTTTCTGCCGGGAGTTCTCCGAAGGGCGCGGTGCACCCGTTGGCGCTGCACACGCTCGAGAGCCTGAACTACCCGGTTGATGACATGCGCCCAAAGAGCTGGCTGGAATTCGCCGCTCCTGATGCGCCGGTGATGGATTTCGTCTTTACCGTCTGTGACAACGCCGCCGGCGAGGCCTGCCCGGTCTGGCCGGGTCAGCCGATGACTGCCCATTGGGGTATCGAAGACCCTGCCGAGGCCACGGGCACCGAGCTGGAAAAACAGGCGGCCTTCATGACTGCGTTCCGATACCTGAAGAACCGGATCGGCTTCTTCATCAACCTTCCACTGCGAAGCATCGACAAGCTCTCGCTGGGCACCAAGCTGCGCGAGATCGGGCGTTCCGAGGGCGCGACGTCCTCACGAAACGACGTGGCATGA
- the phnA gene encoding phosphonoacetate hydrolase gives MPDKRKTITVNGRRYDAPTRPTVVICLDGSEPGYIEQAIEAGVAPTFARFMKEGTHVHAASVIPSFTNPNNLSIITGRPPAVHGIAGNYFYDTANNAEVMMNDPKFLRAPTILAGVHDAGYKVAAVTAKDKLRTLLAYGLDYSSGRAIAFSSEKADQATKANNGIDDVLDFVGLPLPEVYSADLSRFVFAAGVKLVERYRPDLMYLSTTDYIQHKVGLGTKIANDFYAMIDAYLAKLDALGCNIVATADHGMNDKFLPDGRPDVIYLQDVMDDWTGAGAARVILPITDPYVAHHGSLGSFATIYTPEGANVDTLLSRLRATGGIEVALTRMEACARFELPPDRIGDIVVISTRHKVLGTSEARHDLSGLTEPLRSHGGLTEERVPLIANRKIALPAGHALRNFDAFDVALNRIQ, from the coding sequence ATGCCAGACAAGCGCAAGACAATCACCGTCAACGGGCGCCGTTACGACGCGCCGACGCGGCCAACCGTCGTGATCTGCCTCGACGGCTCGGAGCCCGGCTACATCGAGCAGGCGATCGAGGCCGGCGTCGCGCCGACCTTCGCGCGCTTCATGAAGGAGGGCACGCATGTCCATGCCGCCAGCGTGATCCCAAGCTTCACCAATCCGAACAACCTCTCGATCATCACCGGACGGCCGCCCGCGGTGCACGGCATCGCTGGCAACTACTTCTATGACACGGCGAACAACGCCGAAGTCATGATGAACGATCCGAAGTTCCTGCGCGCGCCGACCATCCTGGCCGGTGTCCATGACGCCGGCTACAAGGTCGCCGCCGTCACCGCCAAGGACAAGCTGCGCACCTTGCTTGCGTACGGTCTGGACTATTCCAGCGGCCGCGCCATCGCGTTCTCGTCGGAGAAGGCCGACCAGGCCACCAAGGCCAATAACGGCATTGATGATGTGCTCGACTTCGTCGGCCTGCCGCTGCCCGAGGTCTATTCGGCCGATCTGTCGCGCTTCGTGTTCGCGGCCGGCGTCAAGCTGGTCGAGCGCTACCGTCCGGATCTGATGTACCTGTCGACCACCGACTACATCCAGCACAAGGTCGGGCTCGGCACCAAGATCGCCAACGACTTCTACGCCATGATCGACGCCTATCTTGCGAAGCTCGATGCCCTCGGCTGCAACATCGTGGCGACCGCCGACCACGGCATGAACGACAAGTTCCTGCCTGACGGCAGGCCCGACGTGATCTACCTCCAGGACGTCATGGACGACTGGACGGGTGCGGGCGCGGCGCGCGTGATCCTGCCGATCACCGATCCCTATGTCGCCCATCACGGCTCGCTCGGCTCGTTCGCGACCATCTACACGCCGGAGGGCGCCAACGTCGATACGCTGCTGTCGCGGCTGCGTGCGACCGGAGGCATTGAGGTTGCGCTGACGCGCATGGAAGCCTGCGCCAGGTTCGAGCTGCCGCCGGACCGGATCGGCGACATCGTCGTGATCTCGACCAGGCACAAGGTGCTCGGCACCAGCGAGGCCCGGCACGATCTTTCGGGCTTGACCGAGCCGCTGCGCTCGCATGGCGGGCTGACCGAGGAGCGGGTGCCGCTGATCGCCAACCGCAAGATCGCGCTGCCGGCCGGCCACGCCCTGCGCAATTTCGACGCCTTCGACGTCGCGCTCAACCGCATCCAGTGA
- a CDS encoding ArsR/SmtB family transcription factor produces the protein METEVAVLALAALSQSTRLEAFRALVKHEPEGLAAGDLARLLEVPQNTLSAHLSILTRARLVRSQRRSRSIVYRANLDEFRNVAVFLLRDCCDGRPEVCAPVVESLQPCCPPARKERSRA, from the coding sequence ATGGAAACTGAAGTAGCCGTTCTGGCCCTCGCAGCCCTTTCGCAGTCGACCCGTCTGGAAGCATTCCGGGCGCTCGTCAAACACGAACCCGAGGGATTGGCCGCGGGCGATCTCGCCCGTCTCCTGGAAGTGCCCCAGAACACCTTGTCGGCTCATTTGTCGATCCTCACCCGGGCCCGCCTCGTCAGATCGCAGAGGCGGAGCCGATCAATCGTCTATCGCGCCAACCTGGACGAGTTTCGCAACGTCGCTGTGTTCCTGCTTCGTGATTGCTGCGACGGCCGGCCCGAGGTCTGCGCGCCAGTCGTCGAAAGCTTGCAACCGTGTTGCCCTCCGGCGCGAAAGGAGCGAAGCCGTGCCTGA
- a CDS encoding NAD(P)-binding domain-containing protein codes for MNSAKTVAIIGAGPVGLAAAAHLMERDMTPVVLEAGAEAGHAVSQWQHVQLFSPWEYNVNQAAARLLADIGWNRPDPTVYPTGGELLDQYLVPLATRTPLKDVIRTSSRVTAISRAGFDKAKTKDREKARFEIRYQNGKGHETMHADAVIDSSGTWTSPNPAGANGLAAIGEREAQRNIAYGMPDVLGKDRDRYAGRAVAVLGAGHSAIGTLIDLTKLAEEVPSTRPIWLLRGSNPAKAFGGGANDKLVARGELGVHFASLVSSGRVQVEAGFPVAAIGSLDGRLRIATATSCCGRSVVVDELVVATGFRPDLSFLGEVRLRLDPAIEAPLALAPLIDPNEHSCGTVRPHGARELVQDDPGFYLAGIKSYGRAPTFLMITGYEQVRSIAADIAGDREAAERVELELPETGVCTRGGVEGEGAASGCCGGPAPAGADACCADDASAKAAGRAGCGCS; via the coding sequence ATGAACTCGGCAAAGACGGTCGCTATCATCGGAGCAGGGCCGGTAGGCCTCGCCGCCGCGGCCCATTTGATGGAGCGCGACATGACGCCGGTGGTGCTGGAGGCTGGCGCCGAGGCCGGCCATGCGGTGAGCCAATGGCAGCACGTCCAGCTGTTCTCGCCCTGGGAGTATAATGTGAATCAAGCCGCCGCGCGGCTGCTTGCTGACATCGGCTGGAATCGGCCCGATCCCACCGTGTACCCGACCGGCGGCGAACTGCTCGATCAGTATCTCGTTCCGCTCGCCACCCGGACACCGCTCAAGGACGTGATCCGCACATCCAGCCGTGTCACCGCAATCTCGCGCGCCGGCTTTGACAAGGCCAAGACGAAGGACCGGGAAAAGGCGCGGTTCGAAATTCGCTATCAGAACGGCAAGGGCCACGAGACGATGCACGCAGATGCCGTGATCGACAGCTCCGGCACCTGGACGTCGCCGAACCCGGCGGGCGCCAACGGGCTTGCCGCCATCGGCGAGCGCGAAGCCCAACGGAACATCGCCTATGGGATGCCTGACGTGCTCGGCAAGGATCGGGACCGATATGCGGGCAGGGCAGTTGCCGTGCTGGGGGCCGGGCATTCAGCGATCGGCACGCTGATCGATTTGACGAAGCTGGCCGAGGAGGTGCCGAGCACGCGGCCGATCTGGCTGCTGCGTGGCAGCAACCCTGCAAAGGCCTTTGGCGGCGGTGCGAACGACAAATTGGTCGCCCGCGGCGAACTGGGCGTGCACTTTGCTTCGCTGGTCTCTTCGGGCCGTGTTCAGGTCGAAGCGGGCTTTCCGGTCGCCGCGATCGGCAGTCTGGATGGGCGGCTCCGGATCGCGACCGCCACGTCCTGTTGCGGACGCAGTGTCGTTGTCGACGAACTGGTCGTCGCGACCGGCTTCCGTCCCGACCTGTCGTTCCTCGGCGAGGTCCGTCTGCGGCTCGATCCGGCAATCGAAGCGCCGTTGGCATTGGCTCCCCTGATCGATCCGAACGAGCATTCCTGCGGAACGGTACGTCCGCATGGAGCGCGGGAGTTGGTTCAGGACGATCCCGGCTTCTACCTCGCGGGCATCAAGAGTTACGGCCGTGCGCCGACCTTCCTGATGATCACCGGCTACGAACAGGTGCGCTCGATCGCCGCCGATATCGCGGGAGATCGCGAAGCGGCGGAACGCGTGGAGCTCGAATTGCCCGAGACCGGCGTTTGTACGCGTGGAGGCGTCGAGGGCGAAGGCGCTGCGAGCGGCTGCTGCGGCGGCCCGGCCCCAGCTGGAGCCGACGCCTGCTGCGCGGACGACGCATCTGCCAAGGCGGCAGGTCGCGCCGGTTGTGGCTGCTCCTGA
- the arsC gene encoding arsenate reductase (glutaredoxin) (This arsenate reductase requires both glutathione and glutaredoxin to convert arsenate to arsenite, after which the efflux transporter formed by ArsA and ArsB can extrude the arsenite from the cell, providing resistance.), which translates to MTVTIYHNPDCGTSRNTLAMIRQSGADPVVIEYLKAPPSRETLKELITTMRMPVRSLLREKGTPYKELGLDQPKWTDEELIDFMLAHPILINRPIVVTPKGVRLCRPSEAVIDLLDSPVGRFVKEDGEVVAAR; encoded by the coding sequence ATGACCGTCACGATCTATCACAACCCGGATTGCGGCACCTCGCGCAACACGCTGGCGATGATCCGCCAGAGCGGCGCTGATCCCGTCGTCATCGAATATCTCAAGGCGCCGCCGTCACGCGAGACGCTCAAGGAGCTAATTACCACGATGAGAATGCCCGTGCGCTCCCTGCTGCGCGAGAAAGGAACGCCTTACAAGGAGCTCGGCCTGGACCAACCGAAATGGACGGACGAGGAGTTGATCGATTTCATGCTGGCGCATCCCATTCTCATCAACCGGCCGATCGTGGTGACGCCAAAAGGCGTGCGATTGTGCCGGCCATCGGAGGCCGTCATCGATCTTCTGGACTCACCGGTTGGACGGTTCGTGAAGGAAGACGGCGAAGTGGTAGCGGCGCGATGA
- a CDS encoding LysR substrate-binding domain-containing protein — MSIVFSQLRAFHAVAAHGGFTAASRVLNVGQPTLTIQVKELEETYGVELLIRKPRHTELTEAGAALFEITRGIMTFCDEAHDLLAAHGKATKGHLRVATVGPFHATEIIAAFKRDHPEVQISTLLGNSERTFRHIVDFEADVAILAEVPEDPRVTMIPYRTHRVIVFVNRDHPWFKRKSVRLRELADQPIVLRERGSTTRRAFEATMQAEGIRIEPVFEIESREGVWKAVERGLGISVVADFEFVPHPNLRALEISDRTIKTQYSIAHHSGRGHSPIIKAFIDTVRRMKGRDASARGTQRLS, encoded by the coding sequence ATGTCAATAGTGTTCAGCCAGCTGCGCGCCTTCCATGCGGTCGCCGCCCATGGCGGCTTCACCGCGGCCTCCCGCGTGCTCAACGTCGGTCAGCCGACGCTGACCATTCAGGTCAAGGAGTTGGAGGAGACCTATGGCGTCGAGCTTTTGATCCGGAAGCCGCGGCATACCGAGCTCACCGAGGCCGGCGCCGCGCTGTTCGAGATCACCCGCGGCATCATGACGTTCTGCGACGAGGCTCACGACCTCCTGGCCGCGCACGGCAAGGCCACCAAAGGACACCTGCGGGTCGCGACCGTCGGGCCGTTCCATGCCACCGAAATCATCGCGGCATTCAAACGCGATCATCCGGAGGTTCAGATCTCGACCCTGCTCGGCAATTCCGAACGCACCTTCCGCCACATCGTCGACTTCGAGGCCGACGTCGCGATCCTGGCGGAGGTGCCGGAGGATCCGCGCGTGACCATGATCCCCTACCGCACCCACCGCGTGATCGTGTTCGTCAACCGCGACCATCCCTGGTTCAAGCGCAAGTCGGTCAGGCTGCGCGAGCTGGCCGACCAGCCGATCGTGCTGCGCGAGCGCGGCTCGACCACGCGGCGCGCGTTCGAGGCGACGATGCAGGCCGAGGGCATCAGGATCGAACCGGTGTTCGAGATCGAGAGCCGCGAGGGCGTGTGGAAAGCGGTCGAGCGCGGCCTCGGCATCAGCGTCGTCGCCGACTTCGAATTCGTGCCGCATCCCAATCTGCGCGCGCTGGAGATCAGCGACCGCACCATCAAGACGCAGTACAGCATCGCGCATCACAGCGGACGCGGTCATTCGCCGATCATCAAGGCGTTCATCGACACGGTCCGGCGGATGAAAGGTCGTGATGCTAGCGCGAGGGGGACACAGCGGTTGTCGTAG